In Nonomuraea muscovyensis, one genomic interval encodes:
- a CDS encoding DUF5925 domain-containing protein, with translation MIREVPFPSPDSPDLPMRIWIDDADSAIDVIDALALSPFATGVQPWSRQAHLERVRPDAALAPADGRLVRAAHVDDGSESRLICGDGWTLRVVRHRNRTATVSVSAVTEELARSVLKQSTDGAEEPKPDTDHVDMGFWWRGSHGGIRSEKPITAQPWAQISGNYSAGVRRSLDELMTITPADVSGRLILLHGPPGTGKTTLLRSLAKQWQDWCQVDCVLDPERLFDESGYLMEVAVGYDSDGDHDDKQRWRLLVLEDCDELISAAAKSQAGQGLSRLLNLTDGLLGQGRDVLVAITTNEDLARLHPAVVRPGRCLAQLEVGPLTREEAVRWLGTAEGVGPGGATLAELYAARSGRALTASAKDESTGLYL, from the coding sequence GTGATCAGGGAGGTGCCCTTCCCCAGCCCCGACTCCCCCGACCTGCCGATGCGGATCTGGATCGACGATGCCGACTCCGCCATCGACGTGATCGACGCGCTGGCCCTGTCGCCGTTCGCGACGGGGGTGCAGCCGTGGTCGCGCCAGGCCCACCTGGAGCGCGTGCGGCCCGACGCGGCGCTCGCGCCCGCCGACGGCCGCCTGGTGCGCGCCGCGCACGTGGACGACGGCTCGGAGTCCCGGCTGATCTGCGGCGACGGCTGGACGCTGCGGGTGGTGCGGCATCGCAACCGCACGGCGACCGTCAGCGTCAGTGCGGTCACCGAGGAGCTGGCCCGTTCGGTGCTGAAGCAGAGCACCGACGGCGCCGAGGAGCCCAAGCCCGACACCGACCACGTCGACATGGGCTTCTGGTGGCGCGGCTCGCACGGCGGCATCCGCTCCGAGAAGCCGATCACCGCGCAGCCGTGGGCCCAGATCAGCGGCAACTACTCCGCCGGGGTGCGGCGCTCGCTCGACGAGCTGATGACGATCACGCCCGCCGACGTGAGCGGCCGCCTCATCCTGCTGCACGGCCCGCCGGGCACCGGCAAGACCACGCTGCTGCGCTCGCTGGCCAAGCAGTGGCAGGACTGGTGCCAGGTCGACTGCGTGCTCGACCCCGAGCGGCTCTTCGACGAATCCGGCTATCTCATGGAGGTGGCCGTCGGCTACGACAGCGACGGCGACCACGACGACAAGCAGCGCTGGCGGCTGCTCGTGCTGGAGGACTGTGACGAGCTGATCAGCGCGGCGGCCAAGTCGCAGGCCGGTCAGGGGCTGTCGCGGCTGCTCAACCTCACCGACGGCCTGCTGGGGCAGGGCCGTGACGTGCTGGTGGCGATCACCACCAACGAGGACCTGGCCCGCCTGCACCCGGCCGTGGTGCGGCCGGGCCGCTGCCTGGCGCAGCTTGAGGTGGGGCCGCTGACGCGTGAGGAGGCGGTGCGCTGGCTGGGCACCGCCGAGGGGGTCGGCCCCGGCGGCGCCACGCTGGCCGAGCTGTACGCGGCCCGTTCCGGGCGGGCCCTGACCGCCTCGGCGAAGGACGAGTCGACCGGCCTCTACCTCTGA
- a CDS encoding SWIM zinc finger family protein, with protein sequence MTQAVQAYSYAGPSTLADGRLGLSTSGGTALSGPQAHPRFFSGLLTQAAPAAAGLLAVADVALTRYHQPRPGWTRDPVVTCDGERLRFESFSACGGVYARLDVLALDGDVLDRGTTNVDVNPPLREALVRVGGRDPLHLGVGPDELAVTTLDGAVVEKKVPLPERWLRGFAEVQVIASAFDLRAELRGPQAVRFLRSLPRKASATVWAVPAGRDLRLSATPAPGGVCLAGAGRVATLAPLLRFARALRVYGPAAGSRSGAGPAEPAASAWELELPGMRYTLAVSPQPWRGFSGEGAVLADLATDEAAGDADVVGMLLNFDPAVEIGLLADRSGLSTTRVRAALTQLGTAGRVGYDLHEAAHFHRELPYDRDQVAALNPRLTAARALAESGAVRLDGPPGAATTAEVTTDGGVRRVRIDEGECTCPWWFDHRGSRGPCKHVLAARIAARIAARADTGIAAEATV encoded by the coding sequence ATGACTCAAGCGGTGCAGGCATACTCCTACGCGGGCCCGTCCACGCTCGCCGACGGCCGGCTCGGCCTCTCCACCTCCGGCGGTACGGCCCTGTCCGGCCCCCAGGCCCATCCCCGGTTCTTCAGCGGGCTGCTCACCCAGGCCGCGCCGGCCGCGGCCGGGCTGCTCGCGGTCGCAGACGTGGCGCTCACCCGCTACCACCAACCGCGGCCCGGCTGGACCCGCGACCCCGTGGTCACCTGCGACGGCGAGCGGCTCAGGTTCGAGTCGTTCTCGGCCTGCGGCGGCGTCTACGCCCGGCTCGACGTGCTGGCGCTCGACGGCGACGTGCTCGACCGCGGCACCACCAACGTCGACGTCAACCCGCCGCTGCGCGAGGCGCTGGTCCGCGTCGGCGGCAGGGATCCGCTCCACCTCGGCGTCGGCCCCGACGAGCTGGCCGTCACCACGCTCGACGGCGCGGTCGTGGAGAAGAAGGTGCCGTTGCCCGAGCGGTGGCTGCGCGGCTTCGCCGAGGTGCAGGTCATCGCCTCCGCCTTCGACCTGCGCGCCGAGCTGCGCGGCCCGCAGGCGGTCCGCTTCCTGCGGTCGCTGCCGCGCAAGGCGTCCGCCACCGTGTGGGCCGTCCCGGCCGGGCGCGACCTGCGCCTTTCGGCCACGCCCGCGCCGGGCGGCGTCTGCCTGGCGGGCGCGGGCCGGGTCGCGACGCTGGCGCCGCTGCTCAGGTTCGCCAGGGCGCTGCGCGTCTACGGCCCGGCCGCCGGCTCCCGCTCCGGAGCCGGCCCGGCCGAGCCGGCCGCGAGCGCGTGGGAGCTGGAGCTGCCCGGCATGCGCTACACCCTCGCCGTCTCCCCGCAGCCGTGGCGGGGCTTCTCCGGCGAGGGCGCGGTCCTGGCCGACCTGGCCACCGACGAGGCCGCCGGCGACGCCGACGTGGTCGGCATGCTGCTCAACTTCGATCCGGCCGTCGAGATCGGGCTGCTCGCCGACCGCTCCGGCCTGTCCACCACGCGCGTGCGGGCCGCGCTCACCCAGCTCGGCACCGCCGGCCGGGTCGGCTACGACCTGCACGAGGCCGCCCACTTCCACCGCGAGCTGCCCTACGACCGCGACCAGGTGGCGGCGCTCAACCCCCGGCTCACGGCGGCCCGCGCCCTGGCCGAGTCGGGTGCGGTGCGGCTCGACGGCCCGCCCGGCGCGGCCACCACGGCCGAGGTCACCACGGACGGCGGGGTGCGGCGGGTGCGCATCGACGAGGGGGAGTGCACGTGCCCGTGGTGGTTCGACCACCGGGGCTCGCGCGGCCCGTGCAAGCATGTCCTCGCCGCCCGCATCGCCGCCCGCATCGCCGCCCGCGCCGACACCGGCATCGCGGCCGAGGCGACCGTCTGA
- the mtnA gene encoding S-methyl-5-thioribose-1-phosphate isomerase: protein MRTIDWVDGAIELVDQTRLPDECVTVRITTVDELIGAIRRLAVRGAPALGVAGALGVVLAGGDHDAIARLRAARPTAVNLGWGVDQAAAWLAQGREAVLATALRIRDEDIAACVAMGERGADLLAPAETTGRLRIMTICNTGALAAVERGTALGVVQTLHERGRLAEVLALETRPLLQGARLTCWELGRMGARHRLVTDGAGPYLLAGGGIDAVLIGADRIAANGDTANKIGSYALALGAARAGVPFFVVAPETTIDFATPSGEHIEIEDRGPEEVVTVRGVRVAPEGTGAVNPAFDVTPHDLITAIITDKRVIRP, encoded by the coding sequence GTGAGGACCATCGACTGGGTCGACGGGGCGATCGAGCTCGTCGACCAGACGCGGCTGCCCGACGAGTGCGTCACGGTCCGGATCACCACCGTCGACGAGCTGATCGGCGCCATCAGGCGGCTGGCCGTCCGCGGCGCGCCCGCGCTGGGCGTCGCCGGCGCCCTCGGCGTCGTGCTGGCCGGCGGCGACCACGACGCCATCGCCAGGCTGCGGGCCGCCAGGCCCACGGCCGTGAACCTCGGCTGGGGCGTCGACCAGGCCGCCGCCTGGCTGGCGCAGGGTCGCGAGGCGGTGCTCGCGACCGCTTTGCGGATCCGCGACGAGGACATCGCCGCCTGCGTGGCCATGGGCGAGCGCGGCGCCGACCTCCTCGCCCCCGCCGAGACCACCGGCAGGCTGCGGATCATGACGATCTGCAACACCGGCGCGCTGGCCGCCGTCGAGCGCGGCACCGCGCTCGGCGTCGTCCAGACCCTGCACGAGCGGGGCCGGCTCGCCGAGGTGCTCGCCCTGGAGACGCGACCACTGCTCCAGGGTGCCCGGCTCACCTGCTGGGAACTGGGCCGGATGGGCGCCAGACACCGGCTCGTCACCGACGGCGCCGGCCCGTACCTGCTGGCCGGGGGCGGGATCGACGCCGTGCTCATCGGCGCCGACCGGATCGCCGCCAACGGCGACACCGCCAACAAGATCGGCTCGTACGCCCTCGCGCTCGGCGCCGCGCGGGCCGGCGTGCCGTTCTTCGTGGTGGCGCCCGAGACGACGATCGACTTCGCCACACCCTCCGGGGAGCACATCGAGATCGAGGACCGGGGGCCCGAGGAGGTCGTCACGGTCCGGGGAGTCCGGGTGGCGCCCGAGGGGACCGGCGCGGTCAACCCGGCGTTCGACGTGACCCCGCACGACCTCATCACGGCGATCATTACGGACAAACGGGTGATCCGACCTTAG
- a CDS encoding CASTOR/POLLUX-related putative ion channel, with protein sequence MARATFRERARYWFDNTMSRGTASLVGWLAVVSVALIFVVTGLTLWLAPDEPDGASGPGEVLWITLMHALTPGKLASDKGSIAYMAVMFAASLGGLFIVSMLVGLLSNGLREKVDRLRRGRSRIVEKGHTVVLGWSDQVFTIVSELVKAQAGQPGSVIAVLADRDKLDMEEEIRDHVGDFGRTRLVCRTGRPTEPHDLALMNLATARSVVVLSPDGDDPDAHVIKILLALAKREGAHPPAVAAITASRNIAAARLAGGDEVHLVDSDDTASQLIVQSSRQSGMSVVCMDLLNFDGGEVYMRPGADLAGRTYGQALDAYENASVIGLRKPSGVVLNPPMDTLVTGADQVIVIAQDAVGIRPATREPDVDAGAIVADDCPALQAERTLLLNWNGRAEQIIRYLDAYVVPGAVVEIATDHPKAGADLSGLRNLTVNVKDCDTTDRYALESLGVGLFQHVIVLSDDRYTAHHADTRTLMTLLQLRDMQRTLGEHYSIVSEMHEESNRVLAEVTEADDIVISDTVIGLLLAQLAQNRHLADVFGQLFDPRGSEIYPRPACSYVRPGEKVTFSTIVEAARRKGETAIGYRDASGRNTPPHYGIVLNPPKSRSVVLGENDSVIVLAER encoded by the coding sequence GTGGCAAGGGCGACGTTCCGCGAACGGGCGCGTTACTGGTTCGACAACACGATGTCCAGGGGCACGGCCTCCCTGGTCGGCTGGCTGGCCGTCGTGTCCGTGGCGCTCATCTTCGTGGTCACCGGCCTCACCCTGTGGCTGGCCCCGGACGAGCCGGACGGCGCGTCCGGCCCCGGCGAGGTGCTGTGGATCACGCTGATGCACGCCCTGACCCCCGGCAAGCTCGCCAGCGACAAGGGGTCGATCGCCTACATGGCGGTCATGTTCGCCGCCTCGCTCGGCGGCCTGTTCATCGTCAGCATGCTCGTCGGCCTGCTCTCCAACGGGTTACGGGAGAAGGTGGACCGGCTGCGCCGGGGGCGCTCCCGGATCGTCGAGAAGGGCCACACGGTCGTCCTCGGGTGGTCCGACCAGGTCTTCACGATCGTCAGCGAGCTGGTCAAGGCGCAGGCGGGCCAGCCCGGCTCGGTCATCGCCGTGCTCGCCGACCGTGACAAGCTCGACATGGAGGAGGAGATCCGCGACCACGTCGGCGACTTCGGCAGGACCCGCCTCGTCTGCCGCACCGGCCGGCCCACCGAGCCGCACGACCTCGCCCTGATGAACCTCGCCACCGCCCGCTCGGTGGTCGTGCTGTCGCCCGACGGCGACGACCCCGACGCCCACGTCATCAAGATCCTGCTGGCGCTCGCCAAGCGTGAGGGCGCCCACCCGCCCGCCGTGGCCGCGATCACCGCCTCCCGCAACATCGCCGCCGCCCGCCTGGCCGGCGGCGACGAGGTGCACCTGGTCGACTCCGACGACACCGCCTCCCAGCTCATCGTGCAGTCCTCCCGCCAGTCCGGCATGTCCGTCGTCTGCATGGACCTGCTGAACTTCGACGGCGGCGAGGTCTACATGCGGCCCGGCGCCGACCTGGCCGGCCGGACGTACGGGCAGGCGCTGGACGCCTACGAGAACGCCAGCGTGATCGGCCTGCGCAAGCCGTCCGGCGTCGTGCTCAACCCGCCGATGGACACCCTCGTGACCGGCGCCGACCAGGTCATCGTCATCGCGCAGGACGCCGTGGGCATCCGCCCGGCCACCCGCGAGCCGGACGTCGATGCCGGCGCGATCGTCGCCGACGACTGCCCCGCCCTCCAGGCGGAGCGCACGCTGCTGCTCAACTGGAACGGCCGCGCCGAGCAGATCATCCGCTACCTCGACGCGTACGTCGTCCCGGGCGCGGTGGTGGAGATCGCCACCGACCACCCCAAGGCGGGCGCCGACCTGTCCGGCCTGCGCAACCTCACCGTGAACGTCAAGGACTGCGACACCACCGACAGGTACGCCCTGGAGTCGCTGGGCGTCGGCCTCTTCCAGCACGTCATCGTCCTGTCGGACGACCGCTACACGGCGCACCACGCCGACACCCGCACGCTCATGACGCTGCTGCAACTGCGCGACATGCAGCGCACGCTCGGCGAGCACTACTCGATCGTCAGCGAGATGCACGAGGAGAGCAACCGCGTCCTGGCCGAGGTCACCGAGGCCGACGACATCGTGATCAGCGACACGGTCATCGGCCTGCTGCTCGCCCAGCTCGCCCAGAACCGGCACCTGGCCGACGTCTTCGGCCAGCTCTTCGACCCCCGCGGCTCCGAGATCTACCCCCGCCCGGCCTGCTCGTACGTGCGCCCGGGGGAGAAGGTCACCTTCTCCACGATCGTCGAGGCGGCCCGGCGCAAGGGCGAGACCGCGATCGGCTACCGTGACGCCTCCGGGCGCAACACCCCGCCGCACTACGGCATCGTGCTCAACCCGCCGAAGAGCCGGTCCGTCGTCCTCGGCGAGAACGACTCGGTCATCGTCCTCGCCGAACGCTGA